The following are encoded in a window of Capricornis sumatraensis isolate serow.1 chromosome 7, serow.2, whole genome shotgun sequence genomic DNA:
- the LOC138082148 gene encoding large ribosomal subunit protein uL22-like translates to MVRYSLDPENPTKSCKSRGSNLRVHFKNTRETAQALKGMHIRKATKYLKDVTLKKQCVPFRRYNGGVGRCAQAKQWGWTQGRWPKKSAEFLLHMLKNAESNAELKGLDVDSLVIEHIQVNKAPKMRCRTYRAHGRINPYMSSPCHIEMILTEKEQIVPKPEEEEDKEEAQKKKISQKKLKKQKFMAWK, encoded by the coding sequence ATGGTGCGCTATTCACTTGACccagaaaaccccacaaaatcaTGCAAATCAAGAGGTTCAAATCTTCGTGTACACTTTAAGAACACTCGTGAAACCGCCCAGGCCTTAAAGGGTATGCATATCCGAAAAGCCACCAAGTATCTGAAGGACGTCACGTTAAAGAAGCAGTGTGTGCCGTTCCGCCGCTACAACGGTGGAGTTGGCAGGTGTGCACAGGCCAAACAGTGGGGCTGGACTCAGGGTCGATGGCCCAAAAAGAGTGCTGAATTTTTACTACACATGCTCAAAAATGCAGAGAGTAATGCTGAACTTAAGGGCTTAGATGTAGATTCTCTGGTCATTGAGCACATCCAAGTGAACAAAGCCCCCAAGATGCGATGCAGGACTTACAGAGCTCACGGTCGGATCAACCCCTACATGAGCTCTCCCTGCCACATTGAGATGATCcttactgaaaaagaacagattgttcctaaaccagaagaggaagaagataaagaagaagcacagaagaaaaagatatcccagaagaaactgaaaaaacaaaaatttatggcCTGGAAATAA